The following proteins are encoded in a genomic region of Micromonospora olivasterospora:
- a CDS encoding GntR family transcriptional regulator gives MTSPAGAVPAKRSTMAPQLKEAIRQLITQDEMGPGDQLPTEPELSEHFGVSRNKIREALKLLEQDGLVTAIQGRGRFVSALGSLPIERPVNVYESITALLQGLGYKVTNVVLSVEEGTADARVARELQLNEGDPVIRLVRLRLGDDQPMVFSINIVRRDALPGPLKFRNWGASVTKSLEGHGHYIAFSIARLSAANLPAEYSEAYDLARYDPWLLVEETCVTREGKRLLYAIDYHRSSEIAFNVVRRR, from the coding sequence TTGACGTCCCCAGCCGGCGCTGTCCCCGCCAAACGCTCGACCATGGCTCCCCAGCTCAAAGAAGCAATCCGCCAGCTCATCACCCAGGACGAGATGGGGCCGGGCGATCAGCTGCCCACCGAACCCGAGCTGTCAGAACACTTCGGAGTCTCCCGCAACAAGATCCGGGAAGCGTTGAAGCTGCTGGAGCAGGACGGATTGGTCACCGCCATCCAGGGACGAGGTCGGTTCGTGTCGGCCCTGGGTTCACTGCCGATCGAGCGGCCGGTGAACGTCTACGAGAGCATCACCGCGTTGCTGCAGGGACTCGGCTACAAGGTCACCAATGTGGTGCTGAGCGTGGAAGAGGGAACCGCGGACGCCCGGGTCGCCCGCGAGCTGCAACTGAACGAGGGCGACCCGGTCATCCGGCTCGTGCGCCTGAGGCTCGGCGACGACCAGCCCATGGTCTTCAGCATCAACATCGTCCGGCGGGACGCACTGCCCGGCCCGCTGAAGTTCCGCAACTGGGGCGCGTCCGTCACCAAGAGCCTGGAAGGGCACGGGCACTACATCGCCTTCTCGATCGCCCGGCTGTCCGCCGCGAACCTCCCGGCCGAGTACTCGGAGGCCTACGATCTGGCCCGGTACGACCCCTGGCTGCTGGTCGAGGAGACCTGTGTGACCCGCGAGGGCAAACGGCTGCTGTACGCCATCGACTACCACCGCAGCAGCGAGATCGCCTTCAACGTCGTCCGCCGCCGCTAG
- the manA gene encoding mannose-6-phosphate isomerase, class I, whose product MQRILGVARHYDWGSPTAIPAFLGDPPDPERPVAEVWFGAHEDAPSPVAGSDQTLLDVVGNRLPFLVKLLAPGRSVSLQVHPEPHLAEAGFREDEASGIPRDDPRRRFKDPVHKPEMVFALTPFTGLVGFRPVAECVRDLDRLDADLARRMRAELTGPGPDGDRRRRALQTALDASADEVKGFGGEIPWLADLAEQYPGDPGVAAAVLLRRFVLAPGEAVFVPSGMIHAYSSGLALEVMANSDTVLRAGLTTKLVDVDALMRCVDFDSEAAVEVSRHHSAGRLYSPAVTEFALLDATAASPEPVPISLAGQQIALCVEGPVELIDGANRLELGPGQAAYLADAKGLSMRGPGRLVLAGPGRES is encoded by the coding sequence GTGCAACGCATCCTTGGTGTCGCCCGGCACTACGACTGGGGATCGCCGACCGCCATCCCCGCGTTCCTGGGCGATCCGCCCGATCCTGAACGGCCGGTGGCCGAGGTATGGTTCGGGGCCCACGAGGACGCGCCCAGTCCCGTTGCCGGCAGTGACCAGACCCTTCTCGACGTGGTCGGCAACCGGCTTCCGTTTCTGGTGAAGCTGCTCGCCCCGGGTCGTTCCGTCTCGTTGCAGGTGCACCCCGAGCCGCACCTGGCCGAGGCCGGCTTCCGCGAGGACGAGGCGTCGGGCATTCCGCGGGACGATCCCCGGCGGCGGTTCAAGGACCCGGTCCACAAGCCCGAGATGGTTTTCGCCCTGACGCCGTTCACCGGCCTGGTCGGCTTTCGCCCCGTCGCCGAATGCGTTCGCGACCTCGACCGGCTCGACGCGGACCTCGCTCGCCGCATGCGGGCCGAGCTCACCGGCCCGGGACCCGATGGCGACCGACGGCGCCGCGCGTTGCAGACCGCCCTGGACGCATCCGCCGACGAGGTGAAGGGATTCGGCGGCGAGATTCCGTGGCTGGCCGACCTCGCCGAGCAATACCCCGGGGACCCCGGAGTCGCCGCCGCCGTCCTGCTGCGCCGGTTCGTCCTGGCGCCCGGGGAGGCGGTCTTCGTGCCCTCCGGCATGATTCACGCCTATTCCTCGGGCCTGGCACTGGAAGTCATGGCCAACTCCGACACGGTTCTGCGGGCCGGGCTGACGACCAAACTCGTCGACGTGGACGCGCTCATGCGGTGTGTCGATTTCGACAGCGAAGCGGCCGTCGAGGTTTCGCGGCACCACAGCGCAGGACGGCTTTATTCCCCTGCGGTGACGGAATTCGCGCTTCTGGACGCCACGGCGGCGAGCCCGGAGCCCGTGCCGATCTCCTTGGCCGGACAGCAGATCGCCCTCTGTGTCGAAGGGCCGGTCGAACTCATCGACGGCGCGAACCGGCTCGAGCTCGGCCCGGGCCAGGCCGCCTACCTGGCCGACGCGAAAGGCCTGTCGATGCGGGGGCCGGGCCGTCTCGTGCTGGCCGGTCCCGGCCGCGAATCCTGA